Genomic window (Vicinamibacteria bacterium):
GCGACGCAAATCTCGCGACCGGCAGGTTGGCTTTGTCGAACAACACCACGGGATGGGGCAACACGGCGACGGGGTACTCAGCCCTTGACTACAATTCGAACGGTATCCACAACACGGCCACCGGAGCCTATGCCCTCTACAATAACTCCTCCGGGGCTTTCAATACCGCCGCAGGGTTCGTCGCGCTCGAAAGCAACACCACGGGCAATGACAACGTCGGTATGGGATGGGGAGCGCTCCAAAACAATACTTCCGGATTCTTCAACGTCGGCATTGGATCGTACAGCCTGCGCGATGGGACCGGGTCCGGAAACATAGGAATCGGATACAGGGCAGGATTCTACCCGTTGGGAAACAACAATATTCACATCGGACATGAAGGCTACACCTCCGACAACTCCACGACCCGCATCGGTCAGCTTCAGGGCGCGGCTTATATGGCGGGCGTTTATGGCGCCCCGCTCGCCGGCACCTCTGCTCACCCCGTCTACGTGGATAATTATGGCAAGTTCGGCGTAGGAGGCCCGTCGTCCATTCGGTTCAAAGAGGACGTCGAGGATCTCGGCGAACGGAGCAGTGCTTTGATGGAGCTGCGGCCGGTGAGCTTTCATTTCAAGCAAGGCGAAGGAGCTAGCGAGACTTCCTCAAAGTCGTGGGGTTTGATTGCCGAAGAAGTTGCCCAAGTCTTTCCCGAGCTCGTGACCTACGACGATGAGGGGAAGCCAAACGGGGTGCGGTATTACCTGCTGACGCCTCTTCTGCTGAACGAGTTCCAGAAA
Coding sequences:
- a CDS encoding tail fiber domain-containing protein, with the translated sequence DANLATGRLALSNNTTGWGNTATGYSALDYNSNGIHNTATGAYALYNNSSGAFNTAAGFVALESNTTGNDNVGMGWGALQNNTSGFFNVGIGSYSLRDGTGSGNIGIGYRAGFYPLGNNNIHIGHEGYTSDNSTTRIGQLQGAAYMAGVYGAPLAGTSAHPVYVDNYGKFGVGGPSSIRFKEDVEDLGERSSALMELRPVSFHFKQGEGASETSSKSWGLIAEEVAQVFPELVTYDDEGKPNGVRYYLLTPLLLNEFQKQQRKAEALEHELEEVRARLARLEGSRGAGPSDR